The following proteins are co-located in the Nitrospiria bacterium genome:
- a CDS encoding YqhA family protein gives MANGKSSTLGLKHVFEGVVWQSRLIIVLAVVASLVTAMLTSFMAAGNVFNLAYGWLHQLFSGGSFLGTDTDFHATLVAQAIGGVTDFLLSMLLFILAWGLYELFISKLGPSDALTPRSSNILVIRTLDDLKDRMVKVVMLILVVLFLDHATHATLQDTTGFFFLGGGILMVALALYLSNRSDAESEKK, from the coding sequence ATGGCTAACGGAAAATCGAGTACACTGGGACTGAAGCACGTTTTCGAGGGCGTGGTCTGGCAGAGCCGCCTAATCATCGTTTTGGCTGTCGTCGCCAGCCTTGTCACCGCCATGCTCACGTCGTTCATGGCTGCGGGGAATGTCTTCAACCTGGCCTATGGCTGGCTGCACCAGTTGTTTTCGGGAGGATCCTTTCTGGGGACGGATACCGACTTCCACGCCACGCTGGTGGCCCAAGCCATCGGCGGCGTCACCGATTTCCTGCTGTCCATGCTCCTCTTCATCCTCGCGTGGGGCTTGTACGAGCTGTTCATCAGCAAGCTGGGTCCTTCGGACGCATTAACCCCCCGCAGCTCAAACATCCTGGTGATCCGGACCTTGGACGATCTGAAAGACCGCATGGTCAAGGTGGTTATGCTGATCCTGGTCGTCCTATTCCTCGATCACGCGACGCACGCGACACTCCAAGACACCACGGGCTTCTTCTTTCTCGGAGGGGGTATTCTCATGGTGGCGCTGGCGCTCTATCTGAGCAACCGATCTGACGCGGAATCGGAGAAGAAATAG